The genomic segment GAGCTAAAGGATGCCCGCAAGAAAATTGATGCTCTCGCGACCAGGTATTATATCTAAACACCCATCACGAATATCTCTTTGCATTAGTATTACTTATTGTTACATGCTTTAATATCCGGTAGTATAAGCATATATTATATTAAGAGGAAGCATACTATAAACTATGCTTATAAGATAAACGAGTGACAAATAGTAGATTCTTATAATAGCTGCAAACCGGTAAATAAGAGGCACTTATAATTACTTGTCGACCAATCTTTTTGCCTTAAAATGGAAGCAAAAAGTTGCTTTAATAGCAAAACCTAATACTATATACTCGTATGAAAACCAAACGCTATGCTATAATAAAATGCAGTTTGTTGACTAAAGTTACTACGTCGGGGGTACCAACAGTATGTGGTTAAACACCGCAACATAATTAGAGCAGAGACAGATAAAGGCAATGCACGGCAACATAACGATTGGAAATACGAGATGCAGCCAGACATCCGATTAGACACCGCGGAAAAGAACGATTTACGAAATTTGGTTAGCATAATAAGTAAGCGAAGCAACGCTGAAAACGAACAAGAGTTTGGCTATGAATGCCGAGCTAAAGCGCTTATATCTATAATGTGGAACCCCGATATTGCGACTCTCTATGTGATCCGTGACGGCGAGCAAACGATAGGAATGTTAATCATGCATCTGTTAATTAGCGCCGTTCAAGGAGGCAGGTGCGGGTGCATAGAAAGCCTCTATATTCCCCCCGAGTACAGAAACCCAAGAAGCGGACGGCAAGTAACATCGCACATCAAAGCCATAGCAGCAGAAAAGGGGCTCAAGCAGGTGACGTTGATCGTGGATAAAAGCGAGGCCCCGGCGATTGAGTTCTATAAAAGCTGTGGTTTTAAAGACACGAGTCGTAGTGGTTTAGAGCTACAAATCCTCGACGGACAGTAGTCAGACTTTAAATAGCCCACGGAGAATTCAAAGTATTTTGACCCGCTATTGATTATCTTGCATAATAGAAGTTGCCTAGTTTCCACTACTTAGTGATTGAGGTGTTATGTGGGCGTGAGAACAGATCAAGAGTATGTATTGAGGCAAGTAAAGGAAAAGGACGTTAAGTTTATCAGGTTCTGGTTTACCGATGTTCTAGGCTTCCTAAAGAGTTTTGCGGTAAGTCCGGCTGAACTTGAAACGGCGTTTGAAGAGGGCATGGGCTTTGACGGATCATCTATTGAAGGATTTGCCCGCATCGAAGAGTCGGATATGGTTGCGAAACCGGATCCAAACACATTTACCCTGCTTCCGTGGTCGGGGGAGACCAACGTGGCGCGAATGATCTGCGATATACAGCAACCGGACGGTTCGCCGTTCGATGGCGACCCGCGCCATGTATTGAAGAAGAACCTCGATAGAGCCGCAGCTATGGGCTATACCATGTATGTCGGCCCCGAGCTCGAATTCTTCTATTTTAAGGATTCAAACGGCACCGAGGTGGTTGATAAAGGCGGGTACTTCGATCTCACACCGCTCGATCTCGCGACGCCGTACAGGCGTGAAACGATATTCGCGCTCGAGAGTATGGGGATCACGGTCGAGTATTCACACCATGAGGTCGCCCCGAGCCAACATGAGATCGATCTTCGCTATACCGATGCTTTGGCTATGGCCGATAACGTAATGGCATATCGTCTGGCGGTAAAAGAAATCGCCCAGGTAAACGGAGTCTATGCAACCTTTATGCCGAAACCGATCTTTGGGGAAAACGGCAGCGGTATGCACGTTCACCAGTCGCTCTTCAAGGGTGATTCGAACGCGTTCTATGACGAGCACGACCCGGCGCACTTATCCGATGTCGGCAAAGCGTATATCGCCGGTATCCTGAAGCACGCAGCGGAGATCACGCTTGTTCTCAACCAATGGGTAAACAGC from the Candidatus Aquicultor sp. genome contains:
- a CDS encoding GNAT family N-acetyltransferase, whose translation is MVKHRNIIRAETDKGNARQHNDWKYEMQPDIRLDTAEKNDLRNLVSIISKRSNAENEQEFGYECRAKALISIMWNPDIATLYVIRDGEQTIGMLIMHLLISAVQGGRCGCIESLYIPPEYRNPRSGRQVTSHIKAIAAEKGLKQVTLIVDKSEAPAIEFYKSCGFKDTSRSGLELQILDGQ
- a CDS encoding glutamine synthetase family protein; protein product: MRTDQEYVLRQVKEKDVKFIRFWFTDVLGFLKSFAVSPAELETAFEEGMGFDGSSIEGFARIEESDMVAKPDPNTFTLLPWSGETNVARMICDIQQPDGSPFDGDPRHVLKKNLDRAAAMGYTMYVGPELEFFYFKDSNGTEVVDKGGYFDLTPLDLATPYRRETIFALESMGITVEYSHHEVAPSQHEIDLRYTDALAMADNVMAYRLAVKEIAQVNGVYATFMPKPIFGENGSGMHVHQSLFKGDSNAFYDEHDPAHLSDVGKAYIAGILKHAAEITLVLNQWVNSYKRLVPGYEAPVYLCWSRRNRSALVRVPMYKPGKESATRVELRSPDPACNPYLAFSVMLAAGLEGIEKGYELPPEASDNIYEMTEKERSAAGITTLPEDLNEAIKLAEKSELMHKALGEHVFEYLLRNKRSEWDSYKAQVTEYELKRYLEIL